The sequence below is a genomic window from Xiphophorus maculatus strain JP 163 A chromosome 10, X_maculatus-5.0-male, whole genome shotgun sequence.
ggttaaatgtttggttttcaatGCTTTGCAAGTTTCTTTGGATAAAAAGTAACAACTACAGGTCACATATTTAatcaaattgaaaaaatatcaaTCAAAGATCCAGAGATTAACAGCTTTATATGTAACAAACCTAAAAATTAAACCATGTGTCAACTGTTAGGCGCTTGCCTTTACGAAACGTTTATGGAGAAATAGGATTTAGCAACATGTTATGAGAAAGGATTAACATCACAGAAAGCTCCTAATTTCAATACTAGCTGAGTTTATCTTTCCCAAAAGTCTTTTATAATaaacttcttctctttttgGTAAAGCGTCTTGTACAAccatgctgtttttttcctgtgtcTCCACCATTAACTAACAGCTTACCTGACTGTGTGCACTTTGTTTTGGGCGGTTAGCATCAATAGctaactgaaaatgttcttctggAATAGTACATACCTAGTTAAGTGACTTaaacaaaaaggtcaaagcTCACACACTGAGCCCAGCACTGCAGTAGGTGTaagaagataaaacatttaagacaaGCCGTCACAGATTGCatattgggggggaaaaaaatttaaaaaaagtaaagccacgctagcattagctttccaaaaagaaacatttgcatATCCATTCATTGACTGTGTGTGACGGTGCTCACAGCAAaatgtgtgaaagtgtgtgaTTTTTAGACAGTAGGTGTATCAGCAATAATCCATACAAGTCGTTATTTTGGGCGAAGACAATATGCATACAACGTACAATCCGTTAGGTTGCTGTTTTGTTCATACATCATAAGCTCCACACAATTTCATTTGGTAGATTTTGGTGAACATGTtcaagtatatatatatatctatatctatatatatatagattccatgtatatatgtatactCTATTCTTTGTGTCACATAAAAAGATGCATTGCGCTTTACTAAGACAAAGAAGCTGCTTCAAGTGTCTCTGCTTTAACGTGGAAGAGATTATTTTGGGAtcttaaaatgactggaaaatgtttctctcttttttttgtgattttcatttCATTGCACTGGGAAGTTTGGATTTAATTCCTTTGTTCTTTGGAACGTGTGAACAAACAGGTGATCCTGCATAACTGAAGGCTAAGTTGACAAGCATCGCACCACAAAGCTTAGTGTACCACCCCACTCTGGACGTGAAAGGacccctccctcctcctccaatGGGAACGCTCTTCTTGGCATCAGTCGACGTACATAGGAGAGACGGGCGAGGCGGGGATCTGATCCAGGATGCGACACACGTAGCTGGCCACGTCCACGAAGCGCTCCTCGTACATCAGAATAAACGGGTGTTTCTGGGAGAGAGGAGGCAAGAAGCTTCAGGCTCGTTCGGGTGTCGCTCAGATCAAAACGGCTCCAGGTTGGGTGAGCAAATTTTGGGTTAAATATGGCCTAAATGCCTACAGAAAGTCATTAAAGGTGTAAGTATTTGTAATTGTGCCCCAGTTTCcctattttggatattttttcctttgtttttgagaagaaaaactaTTGTTCTACATGATTGTACCAGCAGGTGGCGATAATTCAACAATAACAAcctaaaagaaattcaaaagaaGTTCCTGAGAATGGCTAAAGGAGTGTTAGGCTGGGTTAAAAATTACCGCTAAACTACTTAAGTTCATGCTTTTCCCCTCACATTGCCTTCCTTTTCTATCACTTCTTCAGCACACATTTCtagtttaaataataataataaaaaaaagcattgaagTCAAGTTTGATGGATGTGTGATTTTGCAAAATTAGGCTGCTCTGTCTTGATTTTCATAAACCCATCTAGTCCACACCAAAGGTTTTTGACAATCTCccttttgaaaaaacatttttaaaaatctggcaCTTTTGTCAAAAACACTTCAGACACATTCAgaagagacattaaaaaaaagcaacaacaacaaaagcaaaaacaacagtaaATATCAACGTTGGTACAAACAGGTTtagttttctgcatttttgttattatttgaaTACCTGAATTACAAAAACTAGCttggtgggttgtttttttggaaGTATTTAAAGAACATTGACGTAGGCAGGATGGCCTCGTTATTTCTGACCATAAAAATGCTACTATTAGAATTGTAGTACATCTACCAACTGcaggaaataagaaaatgaattgCTTAAAACTCCATTGAGGCATTCCTTCAGAAGTCAGAATAGTTTACTAGCTAAATACCAAATTTTACTCAGCGACAACCATTTAGGGATCTACTGTTGCGGGTGTGTTTGCCTGTTGTTTGGTCGGCTGGTGTTGCGAGGAAAGTTGCTTTAACAGAGATTgacagcagaataaaaactgcagtaaTGCTCTATGTATATATCAATAAGTTTCAAATTCAAATCATTAAACAACATTTGCCAACACCCCTGCTTAAATTTAATGCTGAAAAGACTAACTTACTTTTAAACTAGATACTTAAAACATGTCTTTAGCATTCTCAGCTTCTTGAAGACAGCTCTGTGATATCAAAatgagttttacaaaatattttgtgacatCTTTAAGTTCAGAAGTTGAACTAAAGGAACAAGTCCTCTGCCACAAGTCAGTTTAGCCtttaacaacagaaaatatttcaaattatgaCCAAACTCTTTTCAAACCAGCTCCTGAACAAACCTAACGAAGCTAATGAAAGGGCACTCACCAGAAGCTCCCTGTACTTTGGCCTCTTTGACTCGTCTTTTGTAAGgctgcacaaaaaaaagaaaaaaagagctgatTATCCATCACTGTAAGCAGAGCTCAGGTCAGATTTTACACACCGGAAACTGAAAAGGCATGGAAGGAAAGCGGGAGGCTTTTCCAGGGGAAAAATCTGACCCTAAAATCACCAGCATCCAATTTTTGTTCTGGggaagctaaaaacaaaacgagGCAAGAATGTTTCCTGCAATGACACCCACCATAGGTTAACGAAGTTGATGAACTTTGGGGAGAACTGCCTCTCCTCCGAGTTGCTGAGCTGTGGAGGTTCTCCTTTCACCACTTGTGTCAGTTGATCAAAAACACTATTCCACTTGGGGTATGGGAATCTTCCTGTGGCTAACTCAtactggaagaaagaaaaaaaaacaaaaaacagtatgAGCAACCCTTACCGGCCTCGTTTGAGCTGCGGTTTAAAATCAGATCTGGAGATCTTATCGGTTACCAAGGTGATTCCCAAGCTCCAAACGTCGGAGCGGACGTCGTAGCCCTGTCTGGAAGCACTGGGGTCTATCCTTTCAggctggcagaaaaaaaaaagaagcaaatattCACACAAAATAGATTAGATAGGGCAGTTTTctttaggcttttattttaggTCAATTACCCGATAACTAAATCAGTTGTGaattcaaaaatattgaaattacaagagaaaaattaatcacattttgacacttttaaCACATCCCCAGTAGAGAATTTGGTTTAAATATGTAGATTTGATCTTTTGCTCCAGATTCTAAAGTTTTCCAGTCAATTCAGTGATCAAGAACAAATGACTAATTTCAGATAAACAGTAGTTAAGGCAAGGGAAACTATTAAATTAGGCCAAAGCGAACTACACctgttaaaaatttttttttttttccttttagttttgatagtaaaacacatttaaaaaccttAAAGAAGTTCGTTTCTCCTTGTCTGAAAATCTCTAAGGTGCGTTTAGCGCTGAATAAACGGGCCCAACTTTAATTCATGCACAGTAACCTTCAACAAATTTAGTTGAAGGTTAAGCGGTTGGCACTTACTGCCATGTAAGGCCTGCAGCCTGCATCTCTAGTCTTGGCTATGGAATCCACCAGCTGGCCGCTGATGCCGAAGTCACACAGTTTGATGTTTCCCCTTCTGTCCATTAGAATGTTGGAAGGTTTGATGTCTGCCAAGACGGGAAAAATGAGTCAATCTGGTAGAAATTAAAGCGAACGTTAGGTACTGAAGCTAAAAACTAAATACGACTCTTACCTCTGTGaattattttcaagttttcttttaagtgatTCAGTGCTTTAAcggtctgttaaaaaaaataaatttaaaaaaaaaaaaatcaaaccgtCAGGTCATTTTCATGAATTGTTCCATGTAAATTGCAAGGAGGAAAACGTGACACGGTTGCTTACAGCTAATGTTATTTTGCCTAATATTTCCTCTGGAATGACATCATCTAATACGCAATATACATATTTGTAGAATTTGTCTAATGAGGTAGACATGAGCTCCATGCAAATCCAACAGTCGCCCTGAAAAAAAAAGCGAGAAGAAATGTTACAACAGAAGGAAGTATACAAACACTGTTAGTAGCaaagtatattttaaagattaaaggggcagtgttatgcaTTTTATAGGAATATAGTGCCATTTTGTaacataatcaagtaactatgttaacttaaGATGTTAAATAAATCCTCTATATGTCAACTAtgacaaaagaaattttacttcctcatttaatgccttgaaattgggcctctgtctctttaagaactaatactctttctgaaactccgccttcaggaagtcatcacaacatctcAAGCTTGGAAACAAGCTTGGAAACtacagctctgaggaggagctctgactcaaaggcggggctaggtccactcAGGCGTTGCCATgaagattaaagaatttctcaaacattaatGAAAGTATCAAGgtaacactccaggtgtgtctttgatgagggaataacattataacatgatgtaaagctaaaaaaaaaaaaaaaaagtcgattttaagtgatactgcccctttaagtgaGATTGTGGTGGATTTTCTAGACCTCTCTGAAGAGAGCGCCGTAGAACTGGACGATGTAGTCACAGTCGCTACTCCTCATCACCACATCCAGGTCCAtcagcagctgcttctgctcCTTCTCGTCCACAGTGGAGCGAATCCTCTGGGGGGAAATTCACACAGACGCGCCGAACGCAGTCAGCTATACGAACGGAAAACGTCCAGATCACATCACACGGATGTCCTTCCGCGGTTGGTGTGAATCACCTTGACTGCCATGATCTGGCCCGTCGGTTTATGGACCATCTTGTTGACTGAGCCGTAGGCGCCGCGGCCGATCTCCCCGAGGTCTCTCAGGTCCTCCGCAGTGAAGTCGCAGTGCTGCTCCGGGGAGATCTTCAGCTTCCCGGACGACTCGATGCTGTGTGTCCGCAGGCGCTCTCTGCACGAACGGAGGCGGGTGCGGTTAGCCACCAAGCACAGGACACGAGAAAACAGAGGCCAGACGATGATGAAGGAGGAAGAAATTAGAAGGagaattaacaaaaaaaactaatactGAAAAACCAGAACCGTTGCCATAGTCGAACTCGTTTAGTTTTAACAGCCAAAGAGACAGTTTGGAGTCTTACCACGATGTCGTCAGCATTTGCTTTATTGTAAAGTCACAAACTTTAGTTATAAACTCTGTTTTAAACAGCCGCTGTGTATGTGAAGCCTTTTTACCAGATCTATGATGTTAAGACGCCGTCTGAGTTTATAACTTCAAAAAAAGACACCAGAAGAATGTTGGTCCAACATTGAGAccaactttttttgttgaacctttgtatttttattatcttaatgTATAAATGCAGGGACTTTAAGCTAATTGTTAAAAAGACTTTAATCAGAAtctgttaaaaaacattttttcattctgGCAGAGAATAccataaaatagaatagaatagaattactttattcatcccagcagggaaattatttcgcagttacagcagcatagagacaagacacacaacaaccaccactgagtagcaattgtagacaaaaataaaacataacaacaacaatataaCAACAAATATTCACTTGTATGATCTCGGTCAGGGACGTGCGACAtttacaaagcaaaaagcagttttttgcCCCCAGTCCAGCTAATTAAAACTCGTTACATAACTTTTAGTGGAAAGACAACTTCAaaaatttttaatgaatatcTATTATAGGAAGATATTCATTATATTcctgtttttagattttgaaacaaagaaaaacatcaaacatctACAAAAAAGAGAATCGATATATTTTCTTCTATGGGATGCTGACGTTTGTGGGAAATGAcggaaacaaaaaacactaaaaaaaaaaccccgacaTAATAATGAGAAAAAGCATAACAGATATTTCTGATACTTTTATCATTCTGTcctaaacagacaaaaaagctACTAAAATTAGCATTTGTTATATctatagtttgaaaaaaaaaagttggttctgaacttttttttttagccaaattaTCATCAGCATGGAAACAGGAAGAACTAAGTGAGTTCAGGATTTAGCACTAAAACCAATTaggtaaaacaatttttaaaaaacactctGTGGGCAAAAGCTGCTAAACAAGAGATACATTAGCAAATTATTAGCTTTGCTTTGGCCAACAGAAAAAGCATAAAGAAATATCTCCAGAAAGTCTCTCTTTATAGTGAATTTCTCAGGCTGAAAATGGCATTAGCACAAAAGCTACCACTAGAGGGCGCCCTTTGGTCACGGCATATTTAAACAAACTGTAATTAAGTAAAAGgaagtaaaaatacataaaaaaaaaaaaaacctccatgGCTTCCCAGCCTTTACTTACATGTGAGGATTCTGGAACGATGGAGCCGTGGGATGAAGCGGAAGCCTGGAGGTCGGCTTCACTGGAGAGTTGGCGAAATTTAACTTTAGAGCTTTACGTTTGCCTGGttggcagagagagagagagaaacacatcCAGGTTGCCACACAGAGTAGGAGGGAGGTCAGCCAGATGATGCCAACAGCCGAAACAAGCACGTCTCAATACATCAGAGTAGAACCagtgatttaaataaaacatgaaactctTCATTGCACACAGTCTGAATTACTTTATTACTATTCTTTTTGGCGATAAATGCTTACAGCTCATTAAAATGAGTAGTTATattatacaaaaatgtattttcaatacAATACAATTCAATATTCTTCTTTAGTCTTTCATCTTACTCACAATTGGGTGGGTCGTAAGATAACATGTCTCTCATAAAAAtcattcttttttgtttaggtTTCTGCAGTACTCAGAGAAACAAAACGTGTTGCTTTCCATCAACCTTGAACtgtaattataaaaatgtaattattaaaatatattgtaatcTGTGTGCAATGAAATGAAGTCGTACAtgagtttctctttttaatcggagtcaataaaatgaaaggaaatgtttGATGATTCAGCAATTGATTAATCGCATGACATAATGAAGTTAGCTAGATTATTTCCATTCtaatgattcatattttttcaaGGGCAATTTTGCTTACATACAATTCATAGTTATGGTTTCGGGAGTGTGTCGTTTTTAgtcattgtttttggttgtgttttatctTTTCCAAGTCTAATATGGAgtgtttttataaatctttaacagttttatcgcttgaaaattgtctcaaatcaacaatattatcgtttatcgcaatactCTGGGGCAGTTTATCGTCCGGCAAAATTTGCTATATCGACAAGTCTATTGAGGATATTCTAATgtattgagatgcacctgtgtACAGAGTGCAACATAATGCGTGTCTTGACTTGAGATAAGCCCAAATAACCAAATGCCCAATAAGCAAtatataaagaaacaaatatttggGGTTATCTGAAGTTCCTCATAAAGTCAGAAGAAGAACAGAAGCAGAATGTCCCTGTGTACAGAGGTTCCCAATGTTCACAAACTTCTAtaagaaaaaactcaaacaaatgGCATGCAGTGTGTGTCCACGTTATTGGAAAACCACTGGGATGACATTGGAAATCTCTGTTCgattaaaatgtgcaaaaacccccaaacagctccctttttaataaaaattttctaCCAAAGCGTTCCCACCACTCAAACAGCACCGATGACTCGACACTTTGACTGGACTCGGGTGAATTCAACACAGGCGCCGGGATGAGGGTGTCGCTTTCAGGTGCTGAGGTTAAGTGCTGGGTCCTCTTTGCCATGCCGTGTCCAACCAGCTGGAGCGCAAACGGATCCCTTAACCTTTAAGCCCCCAGTGCAAAAGGAATGTTTGGTGGCCGTATAGAGAGTTAACAGTGGACAGACATCCCCCCCCTCCACTAGCTTCCCACCCGACTACCAGAACACCACACAGGCTCCTTCAGTAGTATACAGTGGTCCCTTCTGAACCCAGTTTTCCACCACCTGTTTGGATGACGGTATCAGAAGTATCTAATCCTGAGTATGGCTCACTGGATGGGGTGGAAACCACTTTAGACTACTGACGTGTTCCAACATAGAGTAGAAGTCAGAGTGCTTTGAGTGAAACTCTTAGTGCTTACTTTGGGGCACTCCGGACAGGCTTATCTGAAACCCTGAAGTAAAAGGAGGGGGAAAAAGGCAGTGTTTTTACTACATTTTCTCAGGGCTTACGTCAGCGTAAGTGGGTTGTTTTTCGGCAAATCTGGGTGCTGGAAGTGGAATATAGGGCAGGTTGCAGTGGGTCTGCTACATACATGTGTGTGGAAAATGAGAGGACAGAGGACTGGTGctagttttgattattttttgacaGCTTCAGACCAAAAATGAAGCATTTGTCACGTTCCACTGGCAGATGACTTTATCTCCGGCAATAAAACAACGTTTCTGCTAAAAATGACCCCGTTAGTTTCTCATGAGGCCCTCTCCAGTTGCTGGAGTCTGAGTATGAATGTGTGCTTTTCAGCTAGACATATGTCCATGTTTGAGACTCTTATTCTGAAGTAATAAaaggaagcaggaagcagatttggccataaaaacagaaaagcaacagaattttgctaatttaaaataatcGGTGCTTGTGCGCCCCTATTCTGTGGtcgccctgggcaactgccccaGGCTCCCTATATCAACAGATGtattttggaatattttgtACATACAtactaacattttattttggttgcGCCTCCCACTCATAagcaaagtcatgtttttggtgAGAAAACCTGACATTTTTAGGATATTTCCAAATAGTCAGTGTGAGATATTTACGTATAGAATGCTGAATGTGTTACAACACACGTTAATATGTTTTATGCTGATGAGTTTTCTATCCTTCTGTTATGGGTCATGATGGATTGGGTGATGTCGGCAGCCTTTTGGAAATCTTAGAGTGGAAATAacgaaaaaagaaagaagatacACAATAAAGAAAGTCgggaaggaaggaaacaaacaaaaaagaaattgaaggAAGGATACAAAGAAGGAAGAGAGGCACAAAGGAAGGATACAAGAACAGATGGAAGGAGGGAAGGACAAAAAAGAATAATAGAAATAGAGAAAAACACGAGGAATGAGGAGCATCATTTTTTAGACGatagggtgaaaaaaaaaaagtcagtgtaattaatttttccatacttatccagacctggaaaacagtaaaattcccagacttttccagactgcGTAGGAACCTAGTTTAGAATTTGTGAGCAATGACATGTGGCAGTGGAACCAGACTGGGAGTCTGTATGCTGGGATGAGACGGTTCTCTCCAGCAGACACTAGAAAAATGCAGA
It includes:
- the LOC102225231 gene encoding dual specificity mitogen-activated protein kinase kinase 4-like isoform X1, whose translation is MATPSPNGNSTGSGNILGATSHHLHQQTQSSSMQETNTCWRCQNETGFQISLSGVPQSKRKALKLNFANSPVKPTSRLPLHPTAPSFQNPHIERLRTHSIESSGKLKISPEQHCDFTAEDLRDLGEIGRGAYGSVNKMVHKPTGQIMAVKRIRSTVDEKEQKQLLMDLDVVMRSSDCDYIVQFYGALFREGDCWICMELMSTSLDKFYKYVYCVLDDVIPEEILGKITLATVKALNHLKENLKIIHRDIKPSNILMDRRGNIKLCDFGISGQLVDSIAKTRDAGCRPYMAPERIDPSASRQGYDVRSDVWSLGITLYELATGRFPYPKWNSVFDQLTQVVKGEPPQLSNSEERQFSPKFINFVNLCLTKDESKRPKYRELLKHPFILMYEERFVDVASYVCRILDQIPASPVSPMYVD
- the LOC102225231 gene encoding dual specificity mitogen-activated protein kinase kinase 4-like isoform X2, with translation MATPSPNGNSTGSGNILGATSHHLHQQTQSSSMQETNTCWRCQNETGKRKALKLNFANSPVKPTSRLPLHPTAPSFQNPHIERLRTHSIESSGKLKISPEQHCDFTAEDLRDLGEIGRGAYGSVNKMVHKPTGQIMAVKRIRSTVDEKEQKQLLMDLDVVMRSSDCDYIVQFYGALFREGDCWICMELMSTSLDKFYKYVYCVLDDVIPEEILGKITLATVKALNHLKENLKIIHRDIKPSNILMDRRGNIKLCDFGISGQLVDSIAKTRDAGCRPYMAPERIDPSASRQGYDVRSDVWSLGITLYELATGRFPYPKWNSVFDQLTQVVKGEPPQLSNSEERQFSPKFINFVNLCLTKDESKRPKYRELLKHPFILMYEERFVDVASYVCRILDQIPASPVSPMYVD